From Aedes albopictus strain Foshan chromosome 1, AalbF5, whole genome shotgun sequence, one genomic window encodes:
- the LOC134291841 gene encoding bifunctional purine biosynthesis protein ATIC-like, with amino-acid sequence MASAILSVSDKSGLLDFAKGLNQLGLKLVASGGTAKAVRDTGIPVRDVSDITSAPEMLGGRVKTLHPAVHGGILARETPSDLNDMKRQNFEFVQVVVCNLYPFGLTISKPDVTVEDAVENIDIGGVTLLRAAAKNHKRVTVLCDPSDYGKVLDEIKQFGDTTEATRQMLALKAFTHTAEYDNLISDYFRKQYSAGVSQLNLRYGMNPHQKPAQIFTTLEKLPLKVVNASPGFINLCDALNGWQLVRELKKALGLPAATSFKHVSPAGAAVGVPLTMDQAKLCMVDDLFDSLTPLATAYARARGADRMSSFGDFVALSDTCDLATAKIISREVSDGIIAPGYTEEALELLKKKKNGGYCVLQIDPTYEPSPVERKTLFGLQMEQRRNDADINKALFTNVVTKNKNLTDGALRDLIVATIALKYTQSNSVCYAKDGQVVGIGAGQQSRIHCTRLAGDKADNWWLRQHPRVTSMQFKKGVKRAEISNAIDNYVNGTVGKDMPLAKFESMYEKVPEFLTEADKQNWAKQLTGVSLGSDAFFPFRDNVDRARLSGVSYIASPSGSTNDAGVIEACNDHGIVMVHTNLRLFHH; translated from the exons ATGGCGAGCG CTATTCTCAGCGTATCGGACAAGTCCGGCCTGTTGGACTTCGCCAAGGGCTTGAACCAGCTCGGTCTGAAGTTGGTAGCCAGCGGAGGTACCGCCAAGGCCGTCCGTGATACAGGTATTCCGGTTCGCGATGTATCCGACATCACGAGTGCTCCGGAGATGTTGGGAGGTCGCGTGAAGACCTTGCACCCAGCGGTCCACGGTGGAATCCTCGCTCGGGAGACTCCGTCAGATTTGAACGACATGAAGCGACAGAACTTCGAGTTCGTCCAGGTGGTGGTGTGCAACCTGTATCCGTTTGGACTGACCATCTCGAAGCCGGATGTAACCGTCGAGGACGCCGTGGAAAACATCGATATCGGAGGAGTTACGCTGCTGCGGGCGGCAGCCAAGAACCACAAACGCGTGACGGTTCTCTGTGATCCCTCCGACTACGGAAAGGTGCTCGATGAGATCAAGCAATTCGGAGATACTACGGAGGCAACCCGGCAGATGCTAGCGTTGAAAGCATTCACCCATACAGCTGAGTATGACAATCTGATCTCCGATTACTTCCGGAAGCAATACTCGGCAGGAGTTTCGCAGCTAAACCTGCGGTACGGTATGAACCCCCATCAGAAACCTGCGCAGATCTTCACCACTCTGGAGAAGCTTCCGCTGAAAGTCGTCAATGCCTCGCCAGGCTTCATCAACCTGTGCGATGCCTTGAATGGTTGGCAGTTGGTCCGCGAACTCAAGAAAGCCCTGGGTCTTCCTGCGGCCACTAGTTTCAAGCACGTATCTCCCGCTGGAGCTGCCGTTGGAGTTCCGCTGACGATGGATCAAGCCAAACTGTGCATGGTCGATGACCTGTTCGACAGCCTAACGCCTCTGGCAACGGCTTACGCTCGCGCCCGAGGTGCCGATCGTATGTCCTCTTTTGGAGACTTCGTAGCCCTTTCGGACACCTGCGACTTGGCCACAGCCAAAATCATCTCCCGCGAGGTATCCGATGGCATCATCGCTCCGGGATATACCGAAGAGGCTTTAGAACTgttgaagaagaagaaaaatggaGGATATTGTGTCCTGCAGATCGATCCCACCTATGAGCCTAGTCCAGTGGAGAGGAAAACCCTGTTTGGACTGCAGATGGAACAACGGCGCAATGACGCCGACATCAACAAGGCCTTGTTCACTAACGTCGTAACGAAGAACAAGAATCTCACTGATGGCGCTCTTCGAGATCTGATCGTTGCCACGATCGCTCTCAAGTACACTCAAAGCAACTCCGTGTGCTACGCAAAGGACGGTCAGGTGGTCGGCATTGGCGCCGGTCAGCAGTCTCGTATCCATTGTACTCGCCTTGCCGGCGATAAGGCCGATAACTG GTGGCTCCGCCAGCATCCCCGCGTGACTTCCATGCAGTTCAAAAAGGGCGTCAAGCGGGCCGAGATCTCGAATGCCATCGACAACTACGTCAACGGAACGGTCGGTAAGGACATGCCGCTGGCAAAGTTCGAGTCCATGTACGAAAAGGTTCCGGAGTTCCTCACCGAGGCGGACAAGCAGAACTGGGCCAAACAGCTGACCGGGGTATCGCTGGGATCGGATGCGTTCTTCCCGTTCCGGGACAATGTCGACAGGGCTCGATTGAGTGGGGTTTCGTACATCGCTAGCCCGTCCGGATCGACGAACGATGCCGGCGTCATCGAGGCTTGCAACGATCATGGTATTGTGATGGTGCACACCAATCTGAGATTGTTCCACCACTAG
- the LOC109396999 gene encoding bifunctional purine biosynthesis protein ATIC, translating to MASGKLAILSVSDKSGLLDFAKGLNQLGLKLVASGGTAKAVRDTGIPVRDVSDITSAPEMLGGRVKTLHPAVHGGILARETPSDLNDMKRQNFEFVQVVVCNLYPFGLTISKPDVTVEDAVENIDIGGVTLLRAAAKNHKRVTVLCDPSDYGKVLDEIKQFGDTTEATRQMLALKAFTHTAEYDNLISDYFRKQYSAGVSQLNLRYGMNPHQKPAQIFTTLEKLPLKVVNASPGFINLCDALNGWQLVRELKKALGLPAATSFKHVSPAGAAVGVPLTMDQAKLCMVDDLFDSLTPLATAYARARGADRMSSFGDFVALSDTCDLATAKIISREVSDGIIAPGYTEEALELLKKKKNGGYCVLQIDPTYEPSPVERKTLFGLQMEQRRNDADINKALFTNVVTKNKNLTDGALRDLIVATIALKYTQSNSVCYAKDGQVVGIGAGQQSRIHCTRLAGDKADNWWLRQHPRVTSMQFKKGVKRAEISNAIDNYVNGTVGKDMPLAKFESMYEKVPEFLTEADKQNWAKQLTGVSLGSDAFFPFRDNVDRARLSGVSYIASPSGSTNDAGVIEACNDHGIVMVHTNLRLFHH from the exons ATGGCGAGCGGTAAATTAG CTATTCTCAGCGTATCGGACAAGTCCGGCCTGTTGGACTTCGCCAAGGGCTTGAACCAGCTCGGTCTGAAGTTGGTAGCCAGCGGAGGTACCGCCAAGGCCGTCCGTGATACAGGTATTCCGGTTCGCGATGTATCCGACATCACGAGTGCTCCGGAGATGTTGGGAGGTCGCGTGAAGACCTTGCACCCAGCGGTCCACGGTGGAATCCTCGCTCGGGAGACTCCGTCAGATTTGAACGACATGAAGCGACAGAACTTCGAGTTCGTCCAGGTGGTGGTGTGCAACCTGTATCCGTTTGGACTGACCATCTCGAAGCCGGATGTAACCGTCGAGGACGCCGTGGAAAACATCGATATCGGAGGAGTTACGCTGCTGCGGGCGGCAGCCAAGAACCACAAACGCGTGACGGTTCTCTGTGATCCCTCCGACTACGGAAAGGTGCTCGATGAGATCAAGCAATTCGGAGATACTACGGAGGCAACCCGGCAGATGCTAGCGTTGAAAGCATTCACCCATACAGCTGAGTATGACAATCTGATCTCCGATTACTTCCGGAAGCAATACTCGGCAGGAGTTTCGCAGCTAAACCTGCGGTACGGTATGAACCCCCATCAGAAACCTGCGCAGATCTTCACCACTCTGGAGAAGCTTCCGCTGAAAGTCGTCAATGCCTCGCCAGGCTTCATCAACCTGTGCGATGCCTTGAATGGTTGGCAGTTGGTCCGCGAACTCAAGAAAGCCCTGGGTCTTCCTGCGGCCACTAGTTTCAAGCACGTATCTCCCGCTGGAGCTGCCGTTGGAGTTCCGCTGACGATGGATCAAGCCAAACTGTGCATGGTCGATGACCTGTTCGACAGCCTAACGCCTCTGGCAACGGCTTACGCTCGCGCCCGAGGTGCCGATCGTATGTCCTCTTTTGGAGACTTCGTAGCCCTTTCGGACACCTGCGACTTGGCCACAGCCAAAATCATCTCCCGCGAGGTATCCGATGGCATCATCGCTCCGGGATATACCGAAGAGGCTTTAGAACTgttgaagaagaagaaaaatggaGGATATTGTGTCCTGCAGATCGATCCCACCTATGAGCCTAGTCCAGTGGAGAGGAAAACCCTGTTTGGACTGCAGATGGAACAACGGCGCAATGACGCCGACATCAACAAGGCCTTGTTCACTAACGTCGTAACGAAGAACAAGAATCTCACTGATGGCGCTCTTCGAGATCTGATCGTTGCCACGATCGCTCTCAAGTACACTCAAAGCAACTCCGTGTGCTACGCAAAGGACGGTCAGGTGGTCGGCATTGGCGCCGGTCAGCAGTCTCGTATCCATTGTACTCGCCTTGCCGGCGATAAGGCCGATAACTG GTGGCTCCGCCAGCATCCCCGCGTGACTTCCATGCAGTTCAAAAAGGGCGTCAAGCGGGCCGAGATCTCGAATGCCATCGACAACTACGTCAACGGAACGGTCGGTAAGGACATGCCGCTGGCAAAGTTCGAGTCCATGTACGAAAAGGTTCCGGAGTTCCTCACCGAGGCGGACAAGCAGAACTGGGCCAAACAGCTGACCGGGGTATCGCTGGGATCGGATGCGTTCTTCCCGTTCCGGGACAATGTCGACAGGGCTCGATTGAGTGGGGTTTCGTACATCGCTAGCCCGTCCGGATCGACGAACGATGCCGGCGTCATCGAGGCTTGCAACGATCATGGTATTGTGATGGTGCACACCAATCTGAGATTGTTCCACCACTAG
- the LOC134291843 gene encoding splicing factor 3A subunit 2-like codes for MQLLFKANRSYNSLTRRIVSVAKTSTSDFQPVVETYQERRHHRHFEKPRRTKGRQRPYHAYLPAPFWEIAYAHLRVVNQGTRRACKPANRLVPPSSPAPLLESIDPATAWSLHQARPLYRRSPNRQPPGPSIKPGPSIGEHRSGNHLVPPSSPAPLSEITEPAAAWSLHQARPLYWRASIRQSPGPSIKPGPSIGDHRTGSRLVPPSSPAPLLESIDPATAWSLHQARPLYRRSPNRQPPGPSIKPGPSIGEHRSGNRLVPPSIPAPLSEITEPAAAWSLHQARPLYWRASIRQPPGPSITPGPSSGEHRSGNRLVPPSSPARQTESIDPATAWSLHTTWPIHRRVLIWRTARVPPYRPAPPPGRASISPGRATIIPRATPTANEPPQTNRKYTLCKCCARQIVNAVECSCEGK; via the coding sequence ACATCAACGTCGGACTTCCAACCGGTAGTTGAAACCTATCAAGAACGCCGTCATCACCGCCATTTTGAGAAGCCTCGGAGGACAAAAGGACGTCAAAGGCCGTACCACGCGTACCTTCCTGCGCCATTTTGGGAGATAGCCTACGCTCACCTTCGGGTAGTGAACCAGGGAACACGCCGTGCATGCAAACCGGCAAACCGCCTGGTCCCTCCATCAAGCCCGGCCCCTCTATTGGAGAGCATCGATCCGGCAACCGCCTGGTCCCTCCATCAAGCCCGGCCCCTCTATCGGAGATCACCGAACCGGCAGCCGCCTGGTCCCTCCATCAAGCCCGGCCCCTCTATTGGAGAGCATCGATCCGGCAATCACCTGGTCCCTCCATCAAGCCCGGCCCCTCTATCGGAGATCACCGAACCGGCAGCCGCCTGGTCCCTCCATCAAGCCCGGCCCCTCTATTGGAGAGCATCGATCCGGCAATCGCCTGGTCCCTCCATCAAGCCCGGCCCCTCTATCGGAGATCACCGAACCGGCAGCCGCCTGGTCCCTCCATCAAGCCCGGCCCCTCTATTGGAGAGCATCGATCCGGCAACCGCCTGGTCCCTCCATCAAGCCCGGCCCCTCTATCGGAGATCACCGAACCGGCAGCCGCCTGGTCCCTCCATCAAGCCCGGCCCCTCTATTGGAGAGCATCGATCCGGCAATCGCCTGGTCCCTCCATCAATCCCGGCCCCTCTATCGGAGATCACCGAACCGGCAGCCGCCTGGTCCCTCCATCAAGCCCGGCCCCTCTATTGGAGAGCATCGATCCGGCAACCGCCTGGTCCCTCCATCACGCCCGGTCCCTCTAGTGGAGAGCATCGATCCGGCAACCGCCTGGTCCCTCCATCAAGCCCGGCCCGTCAAACGGAGAGCATCGATCCGGCAACCGCCTGGTCCCTCCATACCACCTGGCCCATTCACCGGAGAGTGTTGATCTGGCGAACCGCCAGGGTCCCTCCATACCGCCCGGCACCTCCGCCAGGAAGGGCGTCGATTTCGCCAGGAAGGGCGACGATCATTCCCCGTGCTACGCCAACCGCCAACGAACCCCCCCAAACAAACCGCAAGTACACCTTATGTAAATGTTGTGCACGTCAAATTGTTAATGCCGTAGAATGCTCCTGTGAGGGCAAATAA